One region of Roseicitreum antarcticum genomic DNA includes:
- a CDS encoding heme-degrading domain-containing protein, which translates to MTEDETLARIALEEERLQFPHFDEGVAWQIGVALVDVARAGQLPVVINIRTQDATLFHAALPGAAPANENWARRKSNVTLHCHKASWAMGLNFARRGITAPGADQGLPAIDFATHGGSFPVRLRGGRVVAAVTVSGLPQADDHAMVVTAIEGVLHTL; encoded by the coding sequence ATGACCGAAGACGAAACGCTTGCCCGCATCGCGCTAGAGGAAGAGCGCCTGCAATTCCCGCATTTCGATGAAGGCGTCGCGTGGCAGATCGGCGTGGCGCTGGTCGATGTCGCACGCGCAGGTCAACTGCCCGTTGTCATCAACATCCGCACCCAAGATGCGACGCTGTTCCACGCGGCGCTGCCCGGTGCGGCCCCCGCGAATGAGAACTGGGCACGCCGCAAATCCAACGTGACGCTGCATTGCCACAAGGCATCCTGGGCCATGGGGCTGAACTTCGCCCGGCGCGGAATCACCGCGCCCGGTGCAGATCAGGGCCTGCCTGCGATAGATTTTGCGACCCATGGCGGCAGCTTTCCCGTGCGGCTGCGCGGTGGCCGCGTGGTCGCGGCGGTGACAGTTTCGGGCCTGCCGCAGGCCGACGACCATGCGATGGTGGTGACGGCCATCGAAGGCGTGCTGCACACATTGTAA
- a CDS encoding adenosine deaminase yields MTLPKVELHLHLEGAAPPAFIRRLAQEKHVDLAGVFDAAGNYVFTDFWQFLKVYEAACTVLQTPEDFHRLTLAVLEQSSQQGVVYSEAFLSPDFCGGGDLGAWREYLHAMQEAAAMAEARHGITLRGIVTCIRHFGPDRARATARCAAETAGDFITGFGIAGDETAGHPRDFTYAFDMAREAGLRLTAHAGEWGGPQSVRDALEHLRVERIGHGVRAIEDAKLVAELAARDIVLEVCPGSNVALGVFPDWAAHPIARLADAGVKVTVSTDDPPFFHTSLRAEYDQLSRTFGWDDAMLRALNLTAANAAFCDDATRQKLLKRLETSA; encoded by the coding sequence ATGACATTGCCGAAAGTCGAATTGCACCTGCATCTGGAAGGCGCGGCACCGCCCGCCTTCATCCGCCGCCTTGCACAGGAAAAACATGTCGATCTGGCCGGGGTGTTCGACGCCGCCGGCAACTACGTCTTCACCGATTTCTGGCAATTCCTGAAGGTGTACGAGGCCGCGTGCACCGTCTTGCAAACCCCTGAGGACTTTCACCGCCTGACGCTGGCGGTCCTGGAACAATCCAGCCAGCAAGGCGTGGTCTATTCCGAGGCATTCCTGTCGCCCGATTTTTGTGGCGGCGGCGACCTGGGCGCGTGGCGCGAATACCTGCACGCGATGCAAGAGGCCGCCGCGATGGCCGAGGCACGCCACGGCATCACCCTGCGCGGCATCGTCACCTGCATCCGCCATTTCGGCCCCGACCGGGCCCGCGCAACCGCGCGCTGCGCGGCGGAAACCGCAGGCGATTTCATCACCGGCTTTGGCATCGCGGGGGATGAGACCGCGGGCCATCCGCGTGACTTTACCTATGCTTTCGACATGGCGCGCGAGGCCGGGCTGCGCCTGACCGCCCATGCGGGCGAATGGGGCGGGCCGCAATCGGTGCGCGACGCGCTGGAACACCTGCGCGTCGAACGTATCGGCCACGGCGTGCGCGCCATCGAGGATGCCAAGCTGGTCGCCGAACTGGCCGCGCGCGACATTGTGCTGGAGGTCTGCCCGGGCTCCAACGTGGCGCTGGGGGTCTTCCCCGACTGGGCCGCCCATCCCATCGCGCGGCTGGCGGATGCGGGGGTGAAAGTCACCGTTTCCACCGATGACCCGCCGTTTTTCCATACCTCCCTGCGCGCCGAATATGACCAGCTGTCCCGCACCTTCGGCTGGGACGATGCGATGCTGCGCGCCCTGAACCTCACGGCGGCAAATGCCGCGTTCTGCGATGATGCCACGCGGCAAAAGCTGCTGAAACGACTGGAGACCTCCGCATGA
- a CDS encoding mechanosensitive ion channel domain-containing protein — MVLLIRAVLFLVFFAVPAAAQSLFDAGNSGGDAAAQDGTPASVLIEILRDDAARADLIRQLEAAATDPTAPESAAPPPVDTQISLARQIAEYTRDTAEASMAFIVGLTSTMDDILGVFTGESRVNWPELYSAAIALSLVMAVTIGLFFVMRAIGMRIFSAMANRMGRGNWLVSTFWLAASSVIDALLIILAWGGGYAFALLTGEAGSMDFRQTLFLNAFLLVEMTKVILRAVLSPSFGRLRFLPVSDETAAYWYFWSSRLTSLLGYGALLVVPTVNAVATFAVGQSVLMLIALTALIIAVLLVLQNRAPVSAALRARNARDPDDVIGRIEAFFAGVWHWLAIAYLLALFGIWSTRPGDALQFMLVATLTSAVAVAIGVIAMAFISRAITGGMRLPEEVRRKLPLLESRLNAFVPKILKVARVLIMLAVVIAIAQAWQVMDFLGWVASEVGRATTGRVVSAVLVVLVTWAIWLAMSSYIEYRLNPAVSRIPTARERTLLALFRNAFTIALIVIGVMLTLAELGVNIAPLLAGAGVLGLAIGFGAQKLVQDIITGAFIQFENAMNEGDVVTAGGTSGVVEKLTIRSVGLRDLSGTYHLIPFSSVDMVSNFMKDFAYHVAEIGVAYREDVTEVRGLLQDAFDILAAGELGPEILEPLDIMGVVSLGDSAVVVRARIKTKPGLQWAVGRAYNEIVKKVLDDAGVEIPYPHMTLYMGQDKDGDAPPLNLRRPRDTIEGAAQSPAKQVPDAPETPGTGTGDTQRSRRDQILRTMPDRDGDDTEDGVSEDGAGR, encoded by the coding sequence ATGGTCTTGCTGATACGCGCGGTGCTTTTTCTGGTGTTTTTCGCGGTCCCCGCTGCGGCGCAATCCCTGTTTGATGCGGGCAACAGTGGCGGCGATGCGGCGGCACAGGACGGCACACCGGCGTCGGTCCTGATCGAGATTTTGCGCGATGACGCCGCGCGCGCCGACCTGATCCGCCAGTTGGAGGCCGCAGCGACCGACCCCACCGCGCCGGAATCAGCGGCCCCGCCGCCAGTGGATACGCAGATCTCCCTCGCGCGGCAGATCGCCGAATACACCCGCGACACGGCCGAGGCGTCAATGGCCTTTATCGTCGGCCTCACGTCCACCATGGATGACATACTGGGCGTCTTCACCGGGGAAAGCCGGGTCAACTGGCCAGAGCTCTACAGCGCCGCGATTGCCCTGTCGCTGGTCATGGCCGTCACCATTGGCCTGTTTTTCGTGATGCGGGCCATCGGCATGCGGATTTTCTCGGCCATGGCCAACCGCATGGGCCGCGGCAACTGGCTGGTCTCGACCTTCTGGCTGGCCGCGTCCAGCGTGATCGACGCGCTGCTCATCATCCTGGCATGGGGCGGCGGCTATGCCTTTGCCCTGCTGACCGGCGAAGCGGGCAGCATGGATTTCCGCCAGACGCTGTTCCTCAATGCCTTCTTGCTGGTCGAGATGACCAAAGTCATCTTGCGCGCCGTGCTGTCGCCCAGCTTCGGGCGGCTGCGCTTCTTGCCGGTCAGCGATGAGACGGCGGCCTATTGGTACTTCTGGTCCTCACGCCTGACCAGCCTGCTGGGCTATGGCGCGCTGCTGGTGGTGCCGACGGTCAACGCCGTGGCGACCTTTGCCGTGGGACAAAGCGTCCTGATGCTGATCGCCCTGACCGCGCTGATCATCGCGGTCCTGCTGGTACTGCAAAACCGCGCGCCGGTCAGCGCCGCGCTGCGCGCCCGCAACGCGCGCGACCCCGACGACGTGATCGGCCGGATCGAGGCGTTCTTTGCCGGGGTCTGGCACTGGCTCGCCATCGCCTACCTGCTGGCGCTGTTCGGGATCTGGAGCACCCGGCCCGGCGACGCGCTGCAATTCATGCTGGTGGCAACCCTGACCTCGGCTGTCGCCGTCGCCATTGGCGTGATCGCCATGGCCTTCATCTCGCGCGCGATCACCGGCGGCATGCGCCTGCCCGAAGAGGTGCGGCGCAAACTACCGCTGCTGGAATCGCGGTTGAACGCCTTTGTGCCGAAGATCCTGAAGGTGGCGCGCGTCCTCATCATGCTGGCTGTGGTCATCGCCATCGCCCAGGCTTGGCAAGTCATGGATTTCCTGGGCTGGGTCGCGTCCGAGGTCGGGCGTGCCACCACGGGACGGGTTGTGTCGGCCGTGCTGGTGGTGCTGGTCACATGGGCGATATGGCTGGCGATGTCGTCCTACATCGAATACCGCCTCAACCCCGCCGTCAGCCGCATCCCCACCGCGCGCGAACGCACGCTGCTGGCGCTGTTCCGCAACGCCTTTACCATCGCCCTGATCGTGATCGGCGTCATGCTGACGCTGGCCGAACTGGGCGTGAACATCGCGCCGCTGCTGGCCGGTGCCGGGGTCCTGGGCCTTGCCATCGGTTTTGGCGCGCAAAAACTGGTGCAAGACATCATCACCGGCGCCTTCATCCAGTTTGAAAACGCGATGAACGAGGGCGATGTGGTCACCGCAGGCGGGACCTCTGGCGTGGTCGAAAAGCTGACGATCCGCTCGGTCGGGCTGCGCGACCTCAGCGGGACGTACCACCTGATCCCCTTCAGCTCGGTCGATATGGTGTCGAACTTCATGAAGGATTTCGCCTATCACGTCGCCGAAATCGGCGTCGCTTACCGCGAGGATGTGACCGAGGTGCGCGGCCTGCTGCAAGACGCGTTCGACATCTTGGCCGCAGGGGAGCTGGGCCCCGAGATCCTGGAGCCGCTGGACATCATGGGCGTCGTCTCGCTGGGCGATTCCGCCGTGGTCGTCCGCGCCCGCATCAAGACGAAACCCGGCCTGCAATGGGCTGTGGGCCGCGCCTATAATGAGATCGTCAAGAAAGTGCTGGATGATGCGGGCGTCGAAATTCCATACCCGCACATGACGCTTTACATGGGGCAGGACAAGGACGGCGATGCCCCGCCCCTGAACCTGCGCCGCCCGCGCGACACGATCGAGGGCGCCGCGCAATCCCCCGCGAAACAGGTGCCCGACGCGCCCGAAACCCCGGGGACCGGCACGGGCGACACCCAACGCAGCCGACGCGATCAGATCCTGCGCACCATGCCCGACCGTGACGGGGATGATACCGAAGACGGGGTCAGCGAAGACGGGGCGGGCAGATAA
- a CDS encoding LolA family protein produces the protein MKIRSFPVVMLLATLWLALAGPAQADRIALSELSRYFNAFTTAQGGFTQINADGTLSTGRIYIHRPGRVRFEYDPPDRSLVMAGGSTVAVFDARSNQGPAQYPLSRTPLNLILTRNVDFTRDRMVVQHTNDELTTSVTAQDPEHPEYGNIRLVFSENPTELRQWVVTDDMGRETTVILNDLQFGMDLSAGLFNIVAETDQRRR, from the coding sequence ATGAAAATACGCTCCTTTCCCGTTGTCATGCTGCTGGCCACACTGTGGCTGGCACTTGCCGGTCCCGCCCAGGCCGACCGCATTGCGTTGTCGGAATTATCACGCTATTTCAACGCCTTCACCACGGCGCAGGGCGGGTTCACCCAGATCAACGCCGATGGCACCCTGTCGACCGGGCGCATCTACATCCACCGCCCCGGTCGCGTGCGGTTCGAATACGACCCACCCGACCGCAGCCTGGTGATGGCAGGCGGCAGCACGGTCGCGGTGTTTGATGCGAGATCCAACCAGGGCCCGGCGCAATACCCCCTCAGCCGCACCCCGCTTAACCTGATCTTAACCCGAAATGTGGATTTTACCCGCGACAGAATGGTCGTCCAACACACCAATGACGAACTGACAACCTCGGTCACTGCCCAGGATCCGGAGCATCCGGAATACGGCAATATTCGCTTGGTTTTCAGTGAAAATCCGACGGAGCTTCGTCAATGGGTCGTCACGGATGACATGGGCCGCGAGACGACCGTGATCCTCAACGACCTTCAATTCGGCATGGATCTGTCGGCGGGGCTGTTCAACATCGTCGCCGAAACCGACCAGCGTCGCCGCTGA
- a CDS encoding gamma-glutamyl-gamma-aminobutyrate hydrolase family protein, with protein sequence MSRPVIGIIGNNHLINNEYPAHAGGTMNSEAVAEVCAALPLLIPADPRLVSLEDLLETCDGFLLTGGRPNVHPEEYGETPTDAHGTFDRARDAIALPLVRACVMRGQPFMGICRGFQEVNVAMGGTLYPEIRDLPGRMNHRMPPDGSLEEKFALRHPVKFTEGGPFHRLFGEAEVMTNTLHGQGIKTPGVRVAIDGHAPDGTPEALYIKDAPGFTLSVQWHPEWNAAHDPVSRPLFHAFGQAVQAWASAKRRLALSA encoded by the coding sequence ATGTCCCGCCCCGTGATTGGCATTATTGGCAACAATCACCTCATCAACAACGAATACCCGGCCCATGCCGGAGGCACGATGAACTCCGAGGCCGTGGCCGAGGTGTGCGCTGCCTTGCCGTTGTTGATTCCCGCCGACCCGCGTCTTGTATCGCTCGAGGATCTTCTGGAAACCTGCGACGGCTTCTTGCTGACCGGCGGGCGCCCGAACGTGCATCCAGAAGAATACGGCGAGACGCCGACCGATGCGCATGGCACCTTCGACCGGGCGCGCGACGCCATTGCGCTGCCGCTGGTGCGGGCCTGCGTCATGCGGGGGCAACCGTTCATGGGGATCTGCCGGGGGTTTCAGGAGGTCAACGTGGCGATGGGCGGCACGCTGTATCCGGAAATCCGCGATCTGCCGGGGCGGATGAACCACCGGATGCCGCCTGACGGGTCGCTGGAAGAGAAGTTCGCGCTGCGCCACCCGGTCAAATTCACCGAGGGCGGGCCGTTTCACCGGCTGTTCGGCGAAGCCGAGGTGATGACCAACACGCTGCACGGGCAGGGCATCAAGACGCCCGGCGTGCGCGTGGCGATCGATGGCCACGCCCCCGATGGTACGCCAGAGGCGCTCTATATCAAGGATGCGCCCGGTTTCACGCTGTCGGTGCAGTGGCACCCGGAATGGAACGCGGCGCACGACCCGGTGTCGCGCCCGCTGTTCCATGCCTTCGGCCAGGCGGTGCAGGCCTGGGCCAGCGCGAAACGGCGGTTGGCGCTAAGCGCTTGA
- a CDS encoding flagellar motor protein MotB: MAQLNDVRPIIIKRKKVVVGGGHHGGAWKVAYADFVTAMMAFFLMMWLLGSTDETQRKGLADYFTPTYAVHRVSAGADGALSGQGMIQNERIDDVPTDGIIIERVATALTGVEEAQAVVEDALSALSGESAVIDDALRHVVTRVTDEGLVIELFDLDTVPLFTGDTASPEPILLVLGQILTDVLQLAVNPVAVVGHTREYALVVRNNPTWELSADRAQLMRRLLEQRGLSPDRVRRVTGFADRRPVVVDPMSPRNNRLEVILLRD; this comes from the coding sequence ATGGCGCAGTTAAATGACGTGCGGCCAATTATCATTAAGCGAAAGAAAGTGGTGGTCGGTGGTGGCCATCATGGCGGTGCGTGGAAAGTCGCATACGCCGATTTCGTGACAGCGATGATGGCCTTTTTCTTGATGATGTGGCTGCTGGGGTCGACAGATGAAACCCAGCGAAAGGGGTTGGCCGACTACTTCACCCCGACATATGCGGTGCACAGGGTGTCCGCCGGGGCAGATGGCGCGCTTAGCGGTCAGGGCATGATCCAGAACGAACGGATCGATGACGTGCCGACCGATGGCATCATCATCGAACGCGTAGCAACCGCGCTGACAGGTGTCGAAGAGGCACAAGCCGTGGTCGAGGACGCGCTGAGCGCATTGTCGGGCGAAAGTGCGGTGATCGACGATGCGCTGCGCCATGTCGTGACACGCGTCACGGATGAGGGGCTGGTGATCGAGTTGTTCGACCTCGATACGGTGCCGCTGTTCACAGGCGATACCGCGTCGCCGGAACCGATCCTGCTGGTCCTTGGGCAAATCCTGACCGATGTGCTGCAACTGGCGGTGAACCCCGTGGCGGTTGTCGGCCACACGCGGGAATATGCCTTGGTGGTGCGCAACAACCCGACCTGGGAATTGTCGGCGGACCGGGCGCAACTGATGCGCCGCCTGCTGGAGCAACGCGGACTGTCGCCTGACCGGGTGCGGCGCGTGACGGGGTTTGCCGACCGGCGTCCGGTGGTTGTCGATCCGATGTCGCCGCGCAACAACCGGCTGGAGGTTATCTTGCTGCGCGACTGA
- a CDS encoding L,D-transpeptidase, with protein MMTILTRRMMLRTGVFAGGALALSGCVQMPPPPPDIPPLSYGALRDGRHTIPAVPIQEIPAFLHRQVVPFETTEAPGAVVIQNQNRLLHLVLADGYALRYGISVGREGFDWTGVSTVYRTAHWPTWTPPAEMIRREPHLERWKDGQPGGPNNPLGARALYLMTDGRDQGYRIHGTPQWQSIGRFASSGCFRMLHHDVIDLHQRVAIGARVVVV; from the coding sequence ATGATGACAATTCTGACGCGGCGCATGATGTTGCGCACGGGCGTCTTTGCGGGGGGCGCGCTGGCACTATCGGGCTGCGTGCAGATGCCGCCGCCGCCGCCGGACATCCCACCGCTATCCTACGGCGCGCTGCGCGATGGCCGACACACCATTCCCGCCGTGCCGATCCAGGAAATCCCCGCCTTTCTGCACCGTCAGGTTGTGCCGTTTGAAACCACCGAGGCGCCGGGTGCCGTGGTCATCCAGAACCAGAACCGCCTTCTGCACCTTGTCCTCGCCGATGGCTATGCCCTGCGCTATGGCATCAGCGTCGGGCGCGAAGGGTTCGACTGGACCGGGGTTTCCACCGTCTACCGCACCGCGCACTGGCCCACATGGACCCCGCCCGCGGAAATGATCCGCCGCGAGCCGCATCTGGAACGCTGGAAGGACGGGCAGCCCGGCGGGCCAAACAACCCCCTGGGCGCGCGGGCGCTCTATCTGATGACCGATGGCCGCGATCAGGGCTACCGCATTCACGGAACGCCGCAATGGCAATCCATCGGGCGCTTCGCATCATCAGGCTGTTTCCGCATGCTGCATCACGACGTGATCGACCTGCACCAGCGCGTCGCCATTGGCGCGCGGGTCGTGGTGGTCTGA
- the upp gene encoding uracil phosphoribosyltransferase, with amino-acid sequence MTPIPHLTIVEHPLVQHKLTLMREAETSTAVFRQLLREISQLLAYEVTRDMAMTTRRIDTPMCEMDAPVLAGRKLALVSILRAGNGLLDGILELIPSARVGFVGLYRDEETLQPVQYYCKLPSELDERLVIAVDPMLATGNSSVAAIDLLKASGATNIRFLCLLAAPEGVARMKAAHPDVPIVTASLDTRLNDQGYIVPGLGDAGDRMFGTK; translated from the coding sequence ATGACCCCCATTCCGCACCTCACCATTGTCGAGCACCCGCTGGTGCAGCACAAACTGACCCTGATGCGCGAGGCCGAGACCTCGACCGCCGTGTTCCGCCAGCTTCTGCGCGAGATCAGCCAATTGCTGGCCTATGAAGTCACGCGCGACATGGCCATGACGACCCGGCGCATCGACACGCCCATGTGCGAAATGGATGCGCCGGTGCTGGCGGGGCGCAAGCTGGCGCTGGTGTCGATCCTGCGGGCGGGCAACGGGCTGCTGGACGGGATATTGGAGCTCATCCCGTCGGCCCGCGTCGGTTTTGTCGGCCTCTACCGTGATGAAGAGACGTTGCAACCCGTGCAATATTACTGCAAACTGCCTTCGGAACTGGACGAGCGTCTGGTGATCGCCGTGGACCCGATGCTGGCCACCGGCAATTCCTCGGTCGCGGCGATCGACCTGCTGAAAGCCTCCGGTGCCACCAATATCCGCTTCCTGTGCCTTCTGGCCGCGCCCGAAGGCGTCGCCCGGATGAAAGCGGCGCATCCCGATGTTCCCATCGTCACCGCGTCGCTCGATACCCGGCTGAACGATCAGGGATACATCGTTCCCGGGCTAGGGGATGCGGGTGACCGGATGTTTGGCACAAAATAA
- a CDS encoding transglycosylase SLT domain-containing protein: MSKFTKTAVLLLLLASCGGGREFSAPRNLENACAIVDERPVYLSAMRNAERRWGVPVAVQMAIIHAESRFIGDARTPFRYTLGVIPMGRQSSAYGYSQALDGTWEEYQEETGNRRSNRHDINDATDFIGWYASKSLERNGIPANDPRNLYLAYHDGHTGFARGSYNAKPWLITVADRVATRAAMYDAQLRSCRMI, encoded by the coding sequence ATGAGCAAGTTTACAAAAACAGCAGTTTTGCTGCTCCTGCTGGCGTCCTGTGGCGGCGGGCGCGAGTTTTCAGCCCCCCGCAACCTGGAAAACGCCTGCGCGATCGTCGATGAGCGTCCCGTCTACCTGAGCGCAATGCGCAACGCGGAACGCCGCTGGGGTGTGCCGGTGGCGGTGCAGATGGCGATCATTCACGCCGAAAGCCGGTTCATCGGCGATGCGCGCACGCCGTTCCGCTATACACTGGGCGTCATTCCGATGGGGCGCCAGTCTTCGGCCTATGGCTATAGTCAGGCGCTGGACGGGACCTGGGAAGAGTATCAGGAAGAGACCGGCAACCGCCGCAGCAACCGCCATGACATCAACGATGCGACCGATTTCATCGGCTGGTATGCCAGCAAGTCACTGGAGCGCAACGGTATTCCGGCAAATGACCCGCGTAATTTGTATCTTGCCTATCATGATGGCCACACAGGGTTCGCGCGCGGGTCGTATAACGCGAAGCCGTGGCTGATCACCGTGGCGGACCGTGTGGCAACGCGCGCGGCGATGTATGACGCGCAGTTGCGCAGCTGCCGCATGATCTGA
- a CDS encoding SPOR domain-containing protein: MRFNGIAAVLLVTFGVTGPALAQNGALVPAEMPPADYSGNQYSDSRGCLFIRASFDGRVTWVPRFDGNRQPICTTPASAPASAPAPAPAPAPVPASPPPATTTTASTTAGTLARSPAIAPQRISQTVSVPQPATPPRRASSPRQTSRPSLPAGHNAACPASSPFGELVRRASGEVAVRCVTSANLMLNPPAGATTMPYLPPVALTNTAVQPRPAPLPIAPLPIAPPPIAPLPTVAPQPVMLQPVTLQPVALTTPPAPRAAPYIGTFVQVATFGVPQNAARTHAALQARGLPARLQPTHAHGQRMQVVLAGPFFDTNTARNAVQTARGMGFADAFIRR, translated from the coding sequence ATGCGGTTCAACGGCATTGCAGCGGTTCTTTTGGTAACCTTTGGCGTGACTGGCCCCGCGCTGGCACAAAACGGTGCGCTGGTGCCTGCGGAAATGCCGCCCGCCGACTACAGCGGCAACCAGTATTCCGACAGCCGTGGCTGCCTGTTCATCCGCGCATCCTTCGACGGGCGGGTGACATGGGTGCCCCGCTTCGATGGAAACCGTCAGCCGATCTGCACCACGCCTGCATCGGCACCGGCAAGCGCCCCTGCGCCTGCCCCAGCGCCTGCCCCCGTGCCCGCAAGTCCGCCGCCCGCCACCACCACAACGGCCAGCACAACGGCGGGCACACTGGCGCGCTCCCCGGCCATCGCCCCGCAGCGCATCAGCCAGACTGTAAGCGTGCCGCAACCCGCCACACCGCCGCGCCGCGCCAGCAGCCCGCGCCAGACATCCCGCCCGTCCCTGCCCGCCGGTCATAACGCCGCCTGCCCCGCCTCCAGCCCCTTTGGTGAATTGGTGCGCCGCGCGTCGGGTGAGGTTGCGGTGCGCTGCGTCACCTCGGCCAATCTGATGCTGAACCCGCCCGCAGGCGCCACCACGATGCCCTACCTGCCCCCCGTCGCCCTGACCAATACCGCGGTGCAGCCCCGTCCCGCACCCTTGCCTATCGCCCCCCTGCCTATCGCCCCCCCGCCTATCGCCCCGTTGCCGACGGTCGCGCCGCAACCCGTCATGCTGCAACCCGTCACCCTGCAACCTGTGGCCCTGACGACGCCCCCGGCACCCCGCGCGGCACCTTATATCGGCACCTTCGTGCAGGTCGCCACCTTTGGCGTACCGCAAAACGCCGCCCGCACCCATGCCGCGCTGCAGGCGCGCGGCCTGCCTGCGCGCCTGCAGCCGACGCACGCGCATGGACAGCGCATGCAGGTCGTGCTTGCCGGGCCGTTCTTCGACACGAATACGGCGCGCAATGCGGTGCAGACCGCGCGCGGCATGGGCTTTGCCGACGCCTTCATCCGCCGCTGA
- a CDS encoding PaaI family thioesterase produces the protein MTDENPTEDAATDTATDTATDTPTDALMQIAHDQPPFAQLLGLRVISARPDCVLGELPVTEGLANRNGVLHGGAIMALADNMGGTATFLNIGPGAGTTTIESKTNFFRAVRIGDTAHTETTPLHLGRSTMVWQTRITGSDGKLAALVTQTQMILRKTDR, from the coding sequence ATGACCGACGAGAACCCCACCGAAGACGCCGCCACAGACACTGCCACAGACACTGCCACAGACACCCCCACCGACGCGCTGATGCAGATCGCCCATGACCAGCCGCCCTTTGCACAGCTTCTGGGCCTGCGCGTCATCTCGGCCAGGCCCGATTGCGTGCTGGGTGAATTGCCGGTGACCGAGGGCCTTGCCAACCGCAACGGCGTGCTGCACGGCGGCGCGATCATGGCGCTGGCCGACAACATGGGCGGCACGGCCACCTTCCTCAACATCGGCCCGGGTGCGGGCACCACCACCATCGAAAGCAAGACGAACTTCTTTCGCGCGGTGCGGATCGGCGACACGGCCCATACCGAAACCACGCCGCTGCATCTCGGGCGCTCGACCATGGTGTGGCAAACCCGTATCACCGGCAGCGACGGCAAGCTGGCAGCCCTGGTGACACAGACGCAGATGATCCTGCGCAAGACCGACCGTTGA
- a CDS encoding cold-shock protein, with protein sequence MANGTVKWFNATKGFGFIAPEHGSKDVFVHISALERAGLRQLDDGQAVTYDLESDRNGRESAMNLALA encoded by the coding sequence ATGGCTAATGGCACCGTGAAATGGTTTAACGCAACCAAAGGTTTTGGCTTCATCGCACCCGAGCATGGATCGAAGGACGTTTTCGTCCACATCTCCGCGCTGGAACGCGCTGGCCTGCGTCAGCTGGACGACGGTCAGGCAGTGACCTACGACCTGGAAAGCGACCGTAACGGCCGCGAATCCGCGATGAACCTCGCACTGGCTTGA